Proteins encoded in a region of the Stieleria neptunia genome:
- a CDS encoding serine/threonine protein kinase, giving the protein MNAERYARVRELFLAVDDLPADQQHAFLVSQCGDDQTLIDEVMSLLDEHDHQSARLEGNSAKQPAIPSALATSSPPGHPAQETDGGASTAGAPFLPPSQRDSTSDTSTLKSKPTPDEAERQPQRQTYRSGVRKSRSGSKPAPSKSAQVTQQSSQRTHASPRYRDEAAPARRRPSAGIWQTRATSHRRFNAGWLWLATILPTALIGWWTYTKVDSNLRQSAANELAGVADAVRVSVDQFLDDQSRLTESWARHRELRDAIISLVQSSEQDESVEALRKAPGAKQLRTALVTQSQQPDIKYVVWDRTGKILASWSADGADIGGNVAPDGAANLARAMRGETVLFGPEILTADDSGVQPETRLPVMAEIMPIRDDNGRVIATISIRGFGMYDALDQIFREASGAGGLDVYAVNANGMMVTNSPRALDWLTLDASDDDSVSCRLRVSDPGTSATSATELASQFRRTQPLTYSVAAASSGQSGSKLEPYRNYAGVDVVGAWRWVNQRGLGIVVERTADSAFATAQTVWMGFLALGMLLTVTALTAAGRIARRTALAQAAVHPLSRYELIAELGSGGMGVVYRAKHGQLGRDTALKVLRGDRDNLEDRLRFDREAKLAASLSNPHTVTIYDYGRGDEGEAYCVMEFLKGITLYDVVARSGFQSIGRALFILRQVCDSLGEAHKLGLVHRDIKPQNIMLSLDASVGDWAVVFDFGLAKPLQPDADSYQTAETIWAGTPMYMAPERYREPNNIDPRSDIYSVGCIAYFLLSGRPPFIECDPESLFALVLTEQPISIGVHRDQDVPEPIIALVKKCMAKSVDDRFATIDDLALELDRLIAAHPWSVEEARSWWRIHGDEVR; this is encoded by the coding sequence ATGAATGCGGAGCGTTACGCGCGGGTCCGTGAATTATTTCTAGCCGTCGACGACCTTCCCGCTGACCAGCAACACGCGTTCCTGGTCTCGCAGTGTGGCGACGACCAGACACTGATCGACGAAGTGATGTCGTTGCTGGACGAGCACGACCACCAATCGGCTCGGCTGGAAGGCAACTCGGCCAAACAACCGGCGATCCCGTCCGCCTTGGCAACTTCATCGCCCCCCGGACACCCCGCTCAAGAAACCGACGGTGGTGCATCCACGGCGGGCGCGCCGTTCTTGCCACCCAGCCAACGCGACTCAACCAGCGACACATCGACTCTCAAGTCCAAACCGACGCCGGATGAAGCGGAGCGGCAACCGCAGCGTCAGACCTACAGGAGCGGGGTGAGAAAATCGAGGTCCGGATCCAAACCCGCCCCTTCGAAATCCGCCCAAGTCACACAACAGAGTTCACAACGCACCCATGCCTCGCCCCGGTATCGCGACGAAGCCGCCCCGGCGCGCCGCCGCCCCTCCGCCGGGATCTGGCAAACTCGGGCGACAAGCCACCGGCGTTTCAATGCCGGATGGCTCTGGCTGGCCACCATTTTGCCGACCGCGCTGATCGGATGGTGGACCTACACGAAGGTGGACTCAAACCTGCGCCAATCCGCCGCGAATGAATTGGCCGGCGTGGCCGATGCCGTTCGGGTCAGCGTCGATCAATTCCTCGACGATCAATCGCGACTGACCGAATCCTGGGCGCGGCACCGCGAGTTGCGGGATGCGATCATCTCGCTGGTTCAATCGAGCGAACAGGACGAATCGGTCGAGGCGCTGCGCAAGGCCCCCGGCGCGAAACAACTCCGCACGGCACTGGTCACCCAGTCTCAGCAACCGGACATCAAGTATGTCGTCTGGGATCGCACCGGAAAGATCCTCGCCAGTTGGTCGGCCGACGGGGCCGACATCGGCGGCAACGTCGCGCCCGACGGGGCGGCCAACCTGGCGCGTGCGATGCGCGGTGAAACCGTGTTGTTCGGTCCCGAAATCTTGACCGCCGACGACAGCGGTGTTCAACCCGAAACCCGCCTGCCGGTGATGGCCGAGATCATGCCGATTCGCGATGACAACGGACGCGTCATCGCCACGATCTCGATTCGTGGCTTTGGCATGTACGACGCCTTGGACCAGATCTTTCGCGAAGCCTCAGGCGCGGGCGGGCTGGACGTGTATGCCGTCAACGCCAACGGCATGATGGTCACCAACAGCCCCCGCGCGCTCGATTGGTTGACGCTCGACGCGTCCGATGACGACTCGGTTTCCTGCCGATTAAGAGTCTCCGATCCGGGCACATCCGCGACATCCGCCACTGAATTGGCAAGCCAATTTCGACGCACGCAACCGCTGACCTACTCCGTCGCGGCGGCTTCCTCGGGACAATCCGGATCCAAGCTAGAACCCTATCGCAACTACGCCGGCGTCGACGTGGTGGGAGCGTGGCGTTGGGTCAATCAACGGGGATTGGGGATCGTTGTGGAACGCACCGCGGACTCCGCCTTTGCAACCGCGCAAACCGTCTGGATGGGATTCCTCGCGTTGGGGATGTTGTTGACCGTCACCGCGCTGACGGCTGCCGGACGGATCGCCAGACGAACCGCGTTGGCACAGGCCGCCGTCCACCCCTTGAGCCGCTATGAGTTGATCGCCGAGTTGGGCAGCGGCGGGATGGGAGTCGTCTATCGCGCCAAACATGGACAACTCGGTCGCGATACGGCGTTGAAGGTCTTGCGCGGTGACCGAGACAATTTGGAAGACAGGCTGCGATTCGATCGCGAAGCCAAACTGGCCGCGTCGCTGAGCAATCCGCACACGGTCACGATCTACGACTACGGCCGCGGCGACGAAGGCGAAGCGTATTGCGTGATGGAATTTTTAAAGGGCATCACGCTCTACGATGTCGTGGCACGAAGCGGGTTCCAGTCCATCGGGCGGGCACTGTTCATTCTCCGCCAGGTCTGCGACTCACTCGGCGAGGCTCACAAGTTGGGATTGGTGCACCGAGACATCAAACCCCAAAACATCATGCTCTCCCTGGACGCTTCCGTCGGTGACTGGGCGGTCGTGTTCGATTTCGGATTGGCCAAACCGCTGCAACCCGACGCGGATTCCTACCAGACCGCGGAAACGATCTGGGCCGGCACCCCGATGTACATGGCACCCGAACGCTATCGCGAACCGAATAACATCGACCCCCGTTCGGACATCTATTCCGTCGGATGCATCGCCTACTTTCTGCTGTCCGGCCGCCCGCCGTTCATCGAGTGTGACCCGGAATCCTTGTTTGCACTGGTGCTGACCGAACAACCGATCAGCATCGGCGTGCATCGCGACCAAGACGTCCCCGAACCGATCATCGCGCTGGTCAAAAAGTGCATGGCCAAAAGCGTGGACGATCGCTTCGCGACGATCGACGATTTGGCGTTGGAACTGGACCGGCTGATCGCGGCACATCCCTGGTCGGTCGAAGAGGCGCGTTCCTGGTGGCGGATCCACGGCGACGAAGTCCGTTAG
- a CDS encoding AraC family transcriptional regulator, which yields MQQRSVALLIESSNEYARGLLRGVLRYQEEFGRWKVDLPEQHRGADPPSWLRRYPGDGILARIETDKIAQAVRATGLPTIDLSAARRLPDIPWLETDDQQIADLAVEHFRERGLRTLAFCGETEFNWACWRRDAFVAAAGARGLEVSVYDIPPETPRTTWARQRPKLLRWIRDLPSPCGLMAAYDSLARRILDLCDEAGRSVPDSIAVLGVDDDPLLCRLASPPLTSVIPDAEQAGYVAAELLEKMMDGAVVPATGTLLPPIGISTRRSTDTVAVDDPEIENAARYILANACSGIRVGDVVATTSMTRRALELRFKAMLGKTPHEMIVATRIQRAERLLRETSFPLDLIARRCGIEHAEYLSVMFRKQRGITPGKYRDSFR from the coding sequence ATGCAGCAACGAAGTGTGGCGCTTTTAATCGAATCCAGCAACGAGTATGCCCGCGGGCTGCTGCGCGGGGTGTTGCGATACCAGGAAGAGTTTGGCCGATGGAAGGTCGATTTGCCGGAGCAGCATCGTGGAGCGGATCCGCCGAGTTGGTTGCGTCGCTATCCGGGCGACGGCATCTTGGCGCGAATCGAAACTGACAAGATTGCCCAGGCGGTCCGAGCGACCGGGTTGCCGACGATTGATTTGAGTGCGGCGCGGCGTCTGCCCGACATCCCTTGGTTGGAAACCGACGACCAGCAAATCGCGGACTTGGCGGTCGAGCATTTCCGCGAACGCGGATTGCGGACGCTGGCGTTCTGTGGTGAAACCGAGTTCAACTGGGCGTGTTGGCGTCGCGACGCGTTTGTCGCCGCGGCGGGGGCACGTGGGTTGGAGGTTTCGGTGTATGACATTCCGCCGGAAACGCCGCGTACGACGTGGGCGCGTCAGCGGCCCAAGCTGCTGCGTTGGATCCGGGATCTGCCCAGTCCCTGCGGACTGATGGCGGCGTATGATTCCTTGGCCCGCCGGATTTTGGATTTGTGTGATGAAGCGGGGCGGAGTGTTCCCGATTCGATCGCCGTGTTGGGCGTCGATGATGATCCACTGCTGTGCCGGTTGGCTTCGCCTCCGTTGACCAGCGTCATTCCGGATGCCGAGCAAGCGGGGTACGTCGCGGCGGAGTTATTGGAGAAGATGATGGACGGTGCGGTCGTCCCCGCGACGGGGACCTTGTTGCCTCCGATCGGGATTTCAACCCGCCGCTCGACCGATACCGTTGCGGTGGACGATCCTGAAATCGAAAACGCCGCGCGCTACATTTTGGCCAATGCCTGTTCGGGAATCCGCGTCGGCGACGTGGTGGCCACGACATCGATGACGCGTCGCGCGTTGGAGTTGCGTTTCAAAGCGATGTTGGGCAAGACGCCTCACGAGATGATTGTCGCGACGCGGATCCAGCGCGCCGAACGTTTGCTGCGGGAAACCTCGTTCCCGCTGGATTTGATCGCGCGGCGTTGCGGCATCGAGCATGCGGAGTATCTGAGCGTAATGTTTCGAAAGCAGCGTGGGATCACCCCCGGCAAGTACCGCGATTCGTTCCGCTGA
- a CDS encoding Gfo/Idh/MocA family protein produces the protein MSKPVRVAMIGLGFGAEFIPIYQAHAGAEVVAICRRNEVELNKAADQFGIEKRYTDYAALLADPDIDYVHINSPIPDHAWMSLQALDAGKHVMCTVPMATTIDECRQIVEKVKETGLKYMMAETVVYSREFLFIKQMYEKGELGKIQHLAASHPQDMDGWPSYWEEMIPMHYATHVVSPCLGLTDALAEYVSCFGSGEVRESIAKKSGNRFAVESCHIKLKDSDVSAHIWRFLYDVARQYRESFDVYGTKKSFEWTLIENEPHVLHTAKKPEAEIAEKIEVPDFAHLLPAEIQKFTLPSEIHDADHLSFVQGGGHGGSHPHLVHEMVSAVREDRDPWPNAVTSANWTCVGLCAHESATKGGEIVKLPEFTLQS, from the coding sequence ATGTCCAAACCTGTTCGCGTCGCGATGATTGGCCTCGGTTTTGGCGCCGAGTTCATTCCGATCTATCAAGCCCATGCCGGCGCCGAAGTCGTCGCCATTTGCCGACGAAACGAAGTCGAACTGAACAAGGCGGCCGACCAATTTGGGATTGAAAAACGTTACACCGATTACGCAGCACTGCTGGCTGATCCGGACATCGATTACGTCCACATCAACAGCCCGATCCCCGATCACGCATGGATGTCACTGCAAGCGCTCGATGCCGGCAAACATGTGATGTGCACGGTGCCGATGGCAACGACGATCGACGAATGCCGCCAGATCGTTGAAAAGGTTAAGGAGACAGGCTTGAAGTACATGATGGCCGAAACGGTCGTCTACAGCCGCGAGTTTCTGTTCATCAAACAGATGTACGAGAAAGGCGAATTGGGAAAGATCCAACACTTGGCCGCATCACACCCGCAAGACATGGACGGCTGGCCGAGCTATTGGGAGGAGATGATCCCGATGCACTATGCGACGCACGTCGTCAGCCCCTGCCTGGGTCTGACCGATGCCCTGGCCGAATACGTCAGTTGTTTCGGGTCCGGTGAAGTCCGCGAGTCGATTGCGAAAAAGTCGGGCAACCGATTCGCCGTGGAGAGCTGTCACATCAAGTTGAAAGACAGCGATGTTTCGGCGCACATCTGGCGGTTCCTGTATGACGTCGCCCGCCAGTATCGCGAGAGCTTTGACGTCTACGGAACCAAAAAGAGTTTCGAGTGGACGTTGATCGAAAACGAACCGCATGTCTTGCACACTGCCAAAAAGCCCGAAGCCGAGATCGCGGAAAAAATCGAAGTGCCCGACTTTGCTCATCTGTTGCCTGCCGAGATCCAAAAGTTCACGCTGCCCTCGGAAATCCACGACGCCGATCACTTGTCGTTCGTCCAAGGTGGCGGACACGGCGGATCACACCCGCACCTGGTTCACGAAATGGTCAGCGCGGTCCGCGAAGATCGCGATCCCTGGCCCAACGCGGTCACCAGCGCCAACTGGACCTGCGTCGGGTTGTGTGCTCATGAGTCGGCCACCAAGGGTGGAGAGATCGTCAAATTGCCCGAATTCACGCTGCAATCGTGA
- the queG gene encoding tRNA epoxyqueuosine(34) reductase QueG: MNESPPDPAGWLPLFRQRAAELGFINAGIAPAVDSAGFTDLVKWIESGYAAGMQYFADRLDAYRHADGVMAGTKSIIVLAYPYPADAGQPCEDGQGSVARYAWPGVDYHDTIHAKLKQLKRLVAEAAPQVSTRGCIDTAPLMERELAQLAGLGWRGKNTLLLHRQLGSYFFLACFLVDVELPYDAPHHTSHCGTCTACLDACPTDAFPAPGVLDAGRCISYLTIEHRDAIPLELRDAIGSWVFGCDVCQTVCPWNRKPSRRSQTPAEQRVLDRIDLQSLFEIDEETFRARYRKSPFWRTRLRGMRRNAAIVLGNQGNPDALPALKRGAEDEDEMVAEACRWAIEKIIR, translated from the coding sequence GTGAATGAATCGCCCCCCGATCCCGCCGGCTGGCTGCCGCTGTTTCGACAGCGGGCCGCGGAATTGGGGTTCATCAACGCCGGGATCGCCCCGGCGGTTGATTCCGCAGGCTTCACCGATCTGGTCAAATGGATCGAGTCGGGTTACGCCGCCGGGATGCAGTACTTTGCCGACCGTTTGGACGCCTACCGCCATGCCGACGGAGTGATGGCGGGGACCAAGAGCATCATCGTGCTGGCGTATCCATACCCGGCCGATGCCGGCCAACCATGCGAGGACGGCCAGGGATCGGTGGCGCGCTACGCCTGGCCCGGTGTCGACTACCACGACACGATCCATGCCAAACTCAAGCAACTGAAACGTCTGGTCGCCGAAGCCGCGCCGCAGGTTTCCACCCGCGGTTGCATCGACACCGCGCCGTTGATGGAACGCGAACTGGCGCAACTGGCCGGGCTCGGTTGGCGGGGCAAGAACACGTTGCTGCTGCATCGCCAACTCGGCAGCTACTTCTTTCTGGCGTGTTTCTTGGTCGATGTCGAATTGCCCTATGACGCACCCCATCACACCAGTCATTGCGGCACCTGCACGGCCTGCCTGGACGCGTGTCCGACCGACGCCTTTCCCGCCCCCGGCGTGCTCGACGCGGGTCGCTGCATCAGTTACTTGACGATCGAACATCGCGATGCGATCCCGCTGGAACTGCGCGACGCAATCGGCTCCTGGGTGTTTGGCTGCGACGTCTGTCAAACAGTCTGCCCATGGAATCGCAAGCCATCGCGTCGCAGCCAAACGCCGGCGGAGCAGCGAGTGCTCGATCGCATCGATCTCCAATCGCTGTTTGAAATCGATGAAGAAACGTTTCGCGCCCGGTATCGCAAGTCCCCATTTTGGCGGACGCGATTGCGGGGCATGCGCCGAAACGCAGCCATCGTGCTCGGCAATCAAGGCAACCCCGACGCGCTGCCCGCTCTCAAACGCGGCGCCGAGGACGAAGACGAAATGGTCGCCGAAGCCTGCCGCTGGGCGATCGAAAAGATCATCCGGTAG
- a CDS encoding peptidase associated/transthyretin-like domain-containing protein, translated as MNFGRPMAALTLSVSFAVYGLAAVPASAASNPDVVKIRVLDASGQPLDSATIHMVGLSGSQDVGMWHQTPGSLAVPAIGSGEFEVAIDHEQQQFLHHDRVLIVVAAPGHRMKAREVLQTRLRCGVPLEIQLDPAAAATIEVIDDNGAPVVGARLAPAVWGTTVIPKFEGIPESATTDAQGKTRATWIAPSRLAMVYVWGESIGSQRLPLTRSDDGRARLVTLRTRQTKGRWTAETEPDSDSAFFTTPVTVASSPQEFRFTQGATQPYTWGTTSLRTDGTLAPLQLTPGKLACNSQMPDNVSLTTKHELNSTDLTDDVQSYVIEWFDGIRVRGQIVDEQSGDPLSGVNIQHFSFSHPDNVTGDDGTFQIWFSPGERICYFPIDALGRHIKAGGFYIYPQQLPVDGKLQLDPLPMQRMSAATGRVVDQQGHPVAAAQIDCQFKDERFTRTQTLFSNAEGEFRFFSVLENATVHLTARNDHAMTEQAASVQLSPDAEVELQINPRHAVTIRGRVVDTNGSPIETVSVTVRTPEVLQQELYNGRDAFTVNLFDENSPITTDQRGVFESPAIIDWKCDVSVELKAPGYRTTATYWRDAAIAGNEQADLDLGTIKMRPQWKTIDQPIRVIDADSKRPLQGARIACRGVYVDHQRGRSDEDGRAMFSIPDSTAVFAVHQNGYHAAVVVRRAGQPLGPIELKRLDAAPLSPPLLRLQSESQVDAAGFARQLIKRFETPKPSDTFHRISSYYRTLSIADFETAFDELTALAQSPDMKSSVGMILMQMDWLSVEQKKRVLPLLDNGAAFSHSLSLADQSVQSEERLELLGEALVLARQQTGDPALVSAGRLAAILLELGETETANELLSDAYTDHPKLDQILASGEREKVAGVARYFLPAYASIAPQKASQLIRLTAYADEIDRLQTLAVRFATEYGDQQPQSLCKQLGLEQLSSRGMTNGLLDLPHRDVERGLALAELCDGGLGKADFLFHLAKTSDADITTKTTLARRALEIMESPVEGPMIIQPRHWLAERIEEVAKWNPALAEEYLFASVWVENRSSRITPFFPTATLAKLLAPVNRDVAKALVEPCFDDWSWLFGQRDQSVMFSQALPLHAAAAIDPDWTRGLIEDLLENHMAENESRKLLIVSGIVTSLVE; from the coding sequence ATGAACTTTGGCCGACCCATGGCGGCACTGACGTTATCCGTTTCCTTCGCCGTTTACGGGCTCGCTGCGGTCCCCGCATCGGCAGCCAGCAATCCTGACGTGGTCAAGATCCGAGTTCTGGATGCCTCGGGACAACCACTCGACAGCGCGACGATTCACATGGTCGGATTGTCGGGCTCGCAGGACGTGGGAATGTGGCACCAGACACCGGGCAGCCTTGCCGTACCGGCGATCGGCAGCGGTGAGTTTGAAGTCGCGATCGATCACGAACAGCAACAATTCTTGCATCACGATCGAGTCTTGATCGTGGTCGCCGCGCCTGGGCATCGGATGAAAGCGCGCGAAGTCCTTCAGACCCGCTTGCGTTGTGGTGTGCCACTCGAAATCCAGCTCGATCCAGCGGCAGCGGCCACGATCGAGGTGATCGATGACAATGGAGCTCCCGTCGTGGGGGCGCGACTCGCGCCAGCGGTTTGGGGCACCACCGTGATACCAAAATTTGAAGGGATTCCGGAATCTGCTACCACCGATGCCCAAGGCAAGACCCGAGCAACGTGGATTGCCCCGTCTCGTTTGGCGATGGTTTATGTGTGGGGCGAATCGATCGGTTCCCAACGATTGCCCCTAACTCGCAGCGACGACGGACGGGCTCGTCTCGTGACCCTGCGGACTCGCCAAACGAAGGGACGCTGGACCGCAGAAACCGAACCCGACTCCGATTCGGCGTTTTTCACCACACCGGTCACGGTTGCATCGTCGCCCCAGGAGTTTCGGTTCACGCAGGGTGCAACCCAGCCTTACACGTGGGGAACCACCTCGCTGCGCACCGATGGCACGCTTGCCCCGCTGCAATTGACTCCGGGAAAACTGGCTTGCAATTCACAGATGCCGGACAACGTCTCGTTAACAACCAAGCATGAACTCAATTCCACTGACTTGACGGACGATGTCCAGTCGTATGTGATCGAGTGGTTCGATGGCATTCGCGTGCGTGGTCAGATTGTGGACGAACAATCCGGTGATCCGCTATCCGGTGTCAATATCCAGCATTTCTCATTTTCTCACCCGGATAACGTCACCGGCGACGATGGGACGTTCCAGATTTGGTTTTCCCCGGGTGAACGGATTTGCTACTTCCCGATCGATGCACTCGGACGACACATCAAAGCGGGCGGCTTTTACATTTATCCGCAACAGTTGCCGGTCGACGGAAAATTGCAATTGGATCCGCTTCCCATGCAACGCATGTCGGCTGCAACCGGCCGAGTCGTCGATCAACAGGGGCATCCCGTTGCAGCGGCCCAGATCGATTGCCAATTCAAAGACGAACGCTTCACCCGCACGCAAACGTTGTTCAGCAATGCCGAGGGCGAGTTTCGCTTCTTTAGCGTACTTGAAAACGCGACGGTGCATTTGACCGCACGCAACGACCACGCGATGACCGAACAAGCCGCATCGGTGCAATTGTCGCCCGACGCAGAGGTGGAGTTGCAAATCAATCCTCGCCACGCTGTGACGATCCGTGGCCGTGTCGTGGATACCAACGGCAGCCCCATCGAGACCGTCAGTGTGACGGTGCGGACGCCCGAAGTGCTGCAACAAGAACTCTACAACGGGCGTGACGCCTTTACCGTCAACCTGTTCGACGAAAACTCGCCGATTACAACCGATCAACGGGGTGTGTTTGAGTCACCAGCCATCATCGATTGGAAATGCGACGTGTCCGTTGAGTTGAAGGCACCAGGCTATCGCACGACAGCCACCTATTGGCGAGACGCGGCCATTGCCGGAAACGAGCAAGCCGATCTGGATTTGGGAACGATCAAAATGCGTCCCCAATGGAAAACCATCGACCAACCGATTCGGGTGATCGACGCGGATTCAAAACGTCCCCTCCAGGGTGCTCGGATCGCCTGTCGCGGCGTGTACGTCGATCATCAACGGGGGCGGAGCGATGAAGACGGTCGAGCGATGTTCTCCATCCCCGATAGCACCGCCGTCTTTGCCGTGCATCAAAACGGTTACCACGCCGCCGTGGTGGTGCGTCGGGCGGGCCAACCACTCGGCCCGATCGAGTTGAAACGGCTTGATGCAGCACCTCTTTCGCCGCCACTGCTGCGACTCCAATCCGAAAGCCAAGTCGACGCGGCAGGATTTGCCCGTCAACTGATCAAGCGTTTTGAAACGCCCAAGCCCAGCGACACGTTCCACCGAATCTCCAGCTACTATCGTACGCTTTCGATCGCTGATTTCGAAACCGCGTTTGATGAACTCACCGCGCTCGCGCAGTCGCCCGACATGAAATCCTCCGTCGGAATGATACTGATGCAAATGGACTGGCTAAGCGTCGAGCAAAAAAAGCGAGTGCTTCCGTTATTGGACAATGGCGCGGCATTCTCCCATTCGCTATCGCTGGCCGATCAATCGGTCCAGTCCGAAGAACGGCTCGAACTACTCGGCGAAGCCCTCGTGTTGGCGCGACAGCAGACCGGCGACCCGGCTCTGGTTTCCGCGGGTCGTCTCGCTGCCATCTTGTTGGAACTGGGTGAGACCGAGACGGCAAACGAACTGTTGTCTGACGCCTACACCGATCACCCCAAACTGGACCAAATCCTGGCTTCCGGTGAGCGGGAAAAGGTTGCCGGTGTTGCCCGGTACTTTTTGCCGGCCTATGCGTCGATCGCCCCCCAGAAAGCATCGCAACTCATTCGGCTGACTGCCTACGCCGATGAGATCGATCGATTGCAGACTCTGGCGGTGCGATTCGCCACCGAATATGGCGATCAGCAGCCCCAATCGCTCTGCAAACAACTGGGACTGGAACAATTGTCCTCGCGTGGAATGACGAACGGTTTGCTGGATCTGCCGCATCGTGATGTCGAGCGTGGTTTGGCCCTTGCCGAGTTGTGTGACGGCGGCCTGGGCAAAGCAGACTTTCTATTCCATCTGGCAAAGACATCCGATGCGGACATCACGACCAAAACGACTCTGGCGCGTCGGGCGCTAGAGATCATGGAGTCGCCCGTCGAGGGACCGATGATTATCCAGCCCAGGCATTGGTTGGCCGAACGCATCGAAGAAGTCGCAAAATGGAATCCTGCCCTCGCCGAAGAGTACTTGTTTGCTTCGGTCTGGGTCGAGAATCGGTCCAGTCGCATCACGCCGTTCTTCCCCACCGCGACACTGGCAAAGTTGCTCGCACCGGTGAATCGAGACGTTGCCAAGGCTCTGGTCGAACCCTGTTTTGACGACTGGTCTTGGTTGTTTGGCCAACGCGATCAGTCTGTGATGTTTTCCCAAGCCTTGCCGTTGCACGCCGCTGCGGCGATCGATCCCGACTGGACCCGTGGTTTGATCGAAGACCTGTTGGAAAATCACATGGCCGAAAACGAATCTCGGAAGTTACTGATCG